CCCGGCGAACTACGGTGTCATCGACCTGATGGCTCATGCGTCCGGGGCCAAGTGGGTCTACCGCGGCAACAACTCCGCGGCGGCGCGCCACGGGGCCGCCTCCTGCGGCGGAGGCGGGCCGAGCGACGTGCTCGCGTTCACCGCACCTTCCGCGGCCACCTACCGCTTCGTGACGTCGGATTTGGGCGAGAAGGTGGACACCGTCGTCTCGCTGCGGCCCTTCTGCCAGCTCGACGGATATGAGCACGTTTGCAACAACCGCGCACTAATCACCAATCCAGGCAGCCAGGTCGAGGCGACGCTTGCCCAGGGCGAGACCGTCTACATCCTCGTGGACAGCGCTCTCGGCGCCGCGACTGGCAACTATACCCTCACGGTCTCTCGCTGAAGATGTTGGGAGGAACGAAGATGACTCGCAATGCTGTCATGGCTGCCGCTGCAGCGGTGCTGCTCGCAGCCTTCGGATGCGGAACCTCAATCGGAGAAGCCGCGGGTCCCGACGGGAACGGCAACGGCATTCACCAGGACCCCCAGCCTGCGGCCGCCTTCGTGCCCGTCTCGCTGGCCCTTCGCGCGGACGCGCCGTTCCGGGTCGGTACGACCGTGAAGCTGCGCGCCGTGGGAACCGACGCCAAGGGAGAGGAGAAGACCCTGACCTCCGGCGTCACGTTCAGCAGCAGCGACGAGGGACTCGCGACGGTCAACGGGAAGGGGCTGGCCGAGTTCCTCGCGCCCGGTCCCGTGTCGTTCACGGCGACGCTCGGTGAGCTCTCGGCCAAGATCGAGGAGCGCTCGCGGTGCGAGTACCCGAGGTTCTCGGCCGAGATCGCGCTCGACAGGACGATGCCGCCGCTGTCCTGGCCGGCCAAGCGCCCCGACGGCACGAGCTTCGATCTGAACCTCGAGGACGTCCGCTGCTCGCCGGAGTGGGCGGATACGCAGACGATCATGATGGTCCTGAGCGCCGGCTGGTGTGGGCCCTGCACGAACTTCTCGAAGTGGCTCGCCGGCGTCGCGAAGAATCCGGACGGCAGCGGCGGAGCCCTGCCGGCCGGCACGCCCGCCCCGTTCCAGCAGTTCGACGAGCTCGGCATGAAGATCGTGATCGTCGAGCTCCAGAACCTGCAGGGAAATCCGGCAGGGGTCGACTTCGCCTACAGCCACATCAAGAGCGACACGAAGGGCAACGTTCCTTCGATCGCGGTCGGCGGCGGAGACACCGTCCCCGGTGACTTCTTCGACAGGTCGACCTACCTCGAGTTCTTCCCGACGATCTTCGTGGTCCGCACCCGCGACATGAGGATCATCGCCGACGGGAAGATCTCGGGTCAGAACCAGAGCATGCCGTTCGCAAGGATCGCGAAGGATCCCGAGGCGGATTGGACCATGCTCGGGCAGCCCGCGTTCAAGAACCGCTGCGGCCCCGGCGACGAGCAGACTGCCTCGAACCACACCGCGAAGGACGCGCTCGCCATCGATCCGGGCACCCACAAGGGCGGGATCTGCCGCGATGCGCCCAGCTTCTACAAGGTCGGCGTCGAGGGTAAGTGGAAGCTCGAGCTCGACTACAAGGCGGACTTCGGGGCTCTCGACGTCTTCATCTGGGACGACGCGAACGGCGGCCTCCTCGAGGTCGACGCCCAGGTCTTCGGCTCCAGCAGCAGCACGGGCCACGAGTCCTTCGAGTACGAGGGCCCCGCGACCGTGATCATCAAGCCCTACCGGCGAGCGAGCTCGCCGTACGTCCTCAAGCTCACGGAGCTCTGATGCGCGTCTGGTTGTTCCTCGCCGCTCTCCTCGTCGGCGCAGGTTGTTCGAATGGCGGAGGCGGCGACACCGGCGGCACGGGTGGAGAGGCCGGCCATGGAGGCCAGCCCGGAACGGGCGGGACCGGTGGAACCGGCGGGACGGGGGGCTCGGGCGGCGGAAACTGGGTTCGGCCCGAGCCGATCGTCTTCGACGAGCCGGACACCGGATGGGCGGCAGTCGCGCCGGACGCGATCGACGCCCTCCTCCCAGGCGAAGCCCGTCCGGCCTCCTGTGGCGAGGAGCACGGCTACGTCTCCTCGGTTCGGGGGTGGGTCGTGGCGCCGGGTGGCGAACCCCTCGGGAACGCGCTCGCCCAGCTCTGCATCCACCCGGTCGGAGGCTCCTTCACCTGCCTCCGGCCGGCCTTCACCAACGGCGAAGGCGTCTACACGGTGGACGTTCCGGAATCCGTCCGTTGCTACGAGCAGGCTGCGCTCAAGGTCTTCCTGCCCGACTCCCAGCGTGCGCCGTCCTATTGCCTGATGGAGGACCACGACGACTCCGCGGTTCGACTCCCCGCCCCCGCGGTGCTCCCGGGCGCCTCTTCGGCCCTCGTCCTCCCGCCCCCGGGCGACGTGAACGCGCCCAGGACCGTGGTCTTCGACGACGGGCTCGAGTTCGAGGTCACCCCCGCGCTCTTCTACAGCGGCCTCGGTGGATACGACGTGCTCGGTGGAAGGCGTGTATCCCCGGACGCCAAGGGCCTCTGCGGCGAGGCGAGCACGTTCGACGGCCTCTACGCCTTCTATCCCGAGGGCACGATCCAGGCGCCGGGCTTCGATATGCGAATCCCCAACGCCACCGGGCTCGCGCCAGGCCGACGCGTCGATCTCTTCGTCCTGGGCGGCCTCGATTGCCAGCTCCTGGACAGCCCGGAACGCACGCCGGTCCCCGAAGCCACCTGGATGAAGTTCGGCGAGGGCCGGGTCTCCGAGGACGGGGCGACCATCGTCGGGGAGGCCCCGCTCCCCTGCTTCACGTGGCTCTCGTACCGAGCGAAGGATTGAACACCATGCGTCGACTTCTGTTCTTCATCGTTGTTGCTGCCGTCATCGGCGCCTGCGGACCCATCGACGACGGCGTCGGCGGCACCGGTGGCGACGGCGGCCAGAGCGATCGGAGCCAGTACCCCACCGGCCCCTACGGCGTGAAAGAGCGCTCGGTCATCGACAACCTCTCGTTCGCCGACGTCGAGGGGGCACCGATCAGCCTGAACGACATCTTCTCGAACGAGAAGAATCGGGTGCTCCTCATCTCCGCCGCAGCCGAGTGGTGCGCGCCGTGCATCGAGGAGAAGCAGAAGCTCGCGGCGCTGTACAACGAGTTCCACGGCCGCGGACTCGAGGTGATGGTCGGCATCTTCCAGAACGCCAAGTCCCAGCCGGCGACCCTCGAGACCATCCGCGCCTGGAGGAACGACCCGAAGGGCGTCCTCCCGTATCACGTGGTGCTCGACGACCAGTTCAAGCTCGGCAACTACTACAACACCGACCTCTTCCCGATGAACATGGTGGTGAATCTCGACGATATGAAGATCGTCAAGATCATGACCAGCTTCGACGAGCCGACCATTCGAGCCGTGATCCAGGGGTACCTCCCGAAATGATGATCCGAAATGCCCTGATTCGTACGCTCCTGGCCCTCTCGGTCCTCTTCATCGCGGCGCCGGCCCTGGCGGACGACGCGCGGTCCCCGGCGCCCGACTTCACCTTGCGCACCCTCTCGGGTGATCGGGTCAAGCTCTCGGACTATCGCGGCAAGGTCGTCCTCCTGAGCTTCTGGGCCACGTGGTGCGGCCCCTGCAAGCAGGAGCTCCCGGTGCTCCAGGCCCTCCTCGATAAGCATGGGAAGGACGGCTTGGCCGTGCTTGCGGTGAACATCGACGATCCGAAGACCGCCGCCGAGGTCCGGCGCTTCGTGGCGGACCGCAAGCTGAGCATGCCCGTGCCGCTCGATTCGGACAGCAAGGTCCTGGGCAAGTTCAACCCGAGGTTCGCCGTTCCGTTCCTCCAGGTGATCGACACCGAGGGCCGGCGCGCCTTCCAGCACACCGGCTTCAGCAGCGGCGCCGAGACGACCCTCGAGGCCGAGGTGGCCTCGCTGCTCGCCCAGAAGCCCGCGACGACCTCCAATCCATGAGAGTCGCGGCCCTGGCCGCCCTCCTCCTCCTCCTCCCGAACCTCGCCGCGGCCGAGAGCCTTCGGCTGCTGAACACCTCGGTGCTCGAGTACCGCGGCGACAACGGGAGCGGAGACAAGGGCGACAAAGATTTCGGCGTCGGGATCAACAAGCTCTATCTCGACGGTCAGATGGATCGAACCTCCGTCGGCGTCCAAGTCGACGCGGTGGCGTTCACCAAATATCCGGACGTGCCCGTCCCGACCGCCGCCAACCCGTCGGCCTACCGGAGCGAAGGGCGCCTCAAGCGGATCTGGCTCACCCATACGCTCGGTGACGCCTCGGTGACCCTCGGCGACTCGTACCTGCAACTCGGGCGCGGGATCGCTCTCTCGCTCCGAAAGGTGGACGAGCTCGGCGCCGACCAGGCGATGCGGGGCGGCGCGCTCTCGTGGCAGGGAGACACGGTCTCGGCCAAGGCCTTCGCAGGCCGCACCAACGTCGCCAACCTCGACACCGCGACGCAGAAGTTCATCGACGATCCGGAGGACACCCTGGCCGGCGCGAGCGGAACCGTGCACGTCGGACGCGCCGACGTCTCGGTGCACGGCCTCTACCTCCAGCCAAAGACGCCGGTCCTCGACGACAAGGACGGCGACCAGACCGTCCTCGGCGGCGCCTTCGTGGACCTGCCCGCGACCGACTGGCTCTCGATCTACTTCGAGGGAGCCATGGAGCAGTATCGGATCGCGAGGATCGACGATCGCGGCACGGCGCTCTACGCCGCCGTCGATCTCGATCTGCAGTTCGCCTCGCTCCTGGTCGAAGGACTGCGCCTGGAGAAATTCCGGGTGATGGGGAGCCAGAACAGCCTGCTCCAGAAGCCGACCGCCTACAACCAGCCTCCGACCCTCGAGCGGATCGATCAGGAGGTCCTCGACAGCGAGAACGCCCAGGGCGGCCGCGCCAAGCTCTCCCGCTCGTTCCTCGACGGGAGCCTGGTCGTCTACACGAGCGGGATGTTCCGCAGGTACGGCACTGCGAGCTCCCTGGCCGACGCCGTCCATGGATACGGCGGTTTCGAGCTGACCTATGGTGACGGCGGCTCGCGCTGGTACGCCAGCGGCGGCTACCGGCAGGAGACGCTCGACGGCGCCGCGTCGCCCTTCAAGACCATGGTCCACGGCGAGACCGACTGGGTGCAGGCGGTCGGCGCCGGCTACGCGCTCCACCTCACCGTGGCCCACGAAAACCGCTCGCTGAAGGCGGACGACGCATCGGACGCGGTCGACCACGTCCGGGGCACGACCATGGTCGGCTTCGACAAGTCGAGGCTCGGCTCGCTCACCGCCGAGATCGGCTACGACACGTCCGGCACGAGCAGCCAGGACTTTTTCCTGGCGGGCATCGCGGCCTGGACGCCGCTGGATTGGCTCGCGATGAAGGCCGTCTTCGGCTCCGAGCGAGGCGGGCTCAAGTGTGTCGGAGGCGTCTGCCGAGAGTTCCCCGCCTTCTCGGGCGTGCGCTTCGAGGCAGCAGCCCAGTACGACCTCTTCTGATCGGACTCCGCCGGTCGGCTCCACCTGCGGGGAGGCGCTCGGTTCCAGGGTCTGATCGGCCTTCGCCGGTCAGACCCAGCCGCGGGCGTGGAGGAGCTCGGCCAGGAGGATGGCGCCCTTGGCGGCGCCCATCTTCGTGTTGTGGGAGACGAGGACGTACTTGGCGCCGTTGCCAAGTGCGGGATCCTCGCGAACACGGCCGACCGTGGTGACCATCCCGTCGCCGGCGTCGCGATCGAGGCGGGGCTGGGGCCGGAACGGGTCGTCGCTCACCTCGATCCAACGCGGCGGCGCCGACGGGAGCCCCTGGACGTCGGGAGCCGAGGCGAACCCGCGGAGGGCCTCGATCAGGCTCTCGGGGGACGCCCGGCGCTCCAGGCGCACGAAGACACTCTCCGTGTGTCCATCGAGCACGGCGACGCGGGTGCAGGTGCACGACACGGCGAGCGGATGGGGCACGATCCCCTCCCCTTCCAGGGTCCCGAGGATCTTCCGGCTCTCGCTGGCGACCTTCTCCTCCTCCTTGGGGATGTAGGGGATCACGTTGTCGACGACGTCCAGGGCGGGGACGCCCGGCGACCGGCCGGCGCCCGAGACCGCCTGCATCGAGGTCATCAGCGCGAGCTCGACCCCGAAGGAGCGGACGAGGGGCGCGAGCGTGATGGCGAGGCCGGTGGTGGTGCAGTTGGGGATCGGCGCGACGAAGCCCTTCCAACCGCGCCGGCGCTGCTGGATCCCGAGGAGCTCGACGTGGTCGGGGTTGACCGGCGGGACGATCAGCGGGACGTCGTCCTCGTAGCGAAAGGCGCTGGCGGTAGAGACCACGGGCGTGGTCCGGGCGATCCGGGCCTCCAGCTCGCGGGCCTGCTCTCCATCGACGGCCGAGAAGACCAGGCCGAGTCCCGCAGGGTCCAGGCGGCTCGCGTCCTCGACGATCAGCTCGCCAAACGCCTCCGGGAGCGGCCCGCCGGCGAACCAGCGGCTGGCGCCCTGCTCGTCGCGGATCGCGTCGCGGTACGCCTTGCCGGCGCTCCTGCTGCTCGCGGCCACGGCGACGAGATCGAAGATCGGATGGCGGCCGAGGGCCGCCAGGAACTGCTGGCCGGCGAGGCCTGTGGCGCCGATCACGGCGACGGGGATTCGCTTCATGGTTCCTCGTTGGCGACGAGCGCGACGTGGATCCCGGATGGGATTCCGCCCGGCGCCGCTCGCCTTCTCAGGGGCCGGTCTCTCCGAATGGGCGGACGCTCTTCTTTTCGTCTGCTCCGCCTTCGGCTCCTCGAGAGAGCTCCTGCCGCGCGCCGGAGAGCTCCGCGCTGGTGGATCGCAGCCGCTCGGAGAGCGCCTGGACCAGGCTCCAGAGGAGCTTCACCGCGAGGACGGGCTCCTTGCGCATGAGCGCCATGAGCTCGGTCCGGCCCAGCTCGATGCACCGCGTCGGCTCGAGCGCCCTCACCGAGGCGGAGCGGCTGGCGGGCTCGATGAGGCCCATCTCGCCGAAGTGGCCTCCGCGGCCGATCTCCGCAATGCGGGTGCCGCCGGCCTCCACGGCGACCTTGCCCTTCACCACGACGAAGAGCTGCGCGCCCGGCTCCCCCTCGTTCAGGATCGGCTCGCCGGCCTCGAAGGAGCGCGAGTTCGCGATGGCCAGGGCGGCCATCTGCTCCTTGTAGGAGAGGTGCATGAAGAGGGGGATCCGGCGGAGCGCGTCGATCCGCGCCTCGGCCTCCCCCACCTGGCCCGCTGCGCCCTGGGCGTGGACCGTGATCACGGTGATGTTGTCGCGTCCGCCTCGCTCGTTCGCGAGATCGATCAGCGAACGGGGGAGCATAGAAGCCGGGGCGGCGGTGAAGACCGCGGAGGTCTCCTCGTCGTCGACGTAGCCGCAGAGCCCGTCCGAGCAAAGGATGAAGACGTCGTCGGCCTGCACGTCGGTGAGAAGGGTGTCGACGTGGACCGACTCCTGGATCCCCACAGCCCGGGTGATCACGTTCCGATAGGGCGACGTCTCCGCCTGCTCTCGCGTGATCACGCCCTGCTTGAGCTGCGCCTGGACGAGCGTGTGATCCTCGGTCAGCCGATGGACCTGACCGCCACGCACCAAATAGATGCGCGAGTCGCCGACGTGGCCAATCACGCCCTTCTCGCCCGAGACGATGAGCGCCACGCAGGTCGTTCCCATCCCGCGCTTGGACGCGTCGGCCTGGGCGAGCCGATAGACCTCGGCGCAGGCACGCTGGATGGCGGCCTCCACGAGCTGCACCGCCGCCGCGCCGCTCTTGGGCGACGGATCCGCCGCCAGAGCCGCCACGACGTCGGCGTGGGCGGCGACGTGCTCGCGGATGACCTCGAGCGTACGGGCAGCGGCCACCTCTCCGGCGGCGTGTCCGCCCATCCCGTCGCAGACCGCGTAGAGCCCGAGCTCGTCGTCGGCGAGGAAGGCGTC
The Vulgatibacter incomptus DNA segment above includes these coding regions:
- a CDS encoding Stp1/IreP family PP2C-type Ser/Thr phosphatase, with product MKVASFGATDVGRRRKDNEDAFLADDELGLYAVCDGMGGHAAGEVAAARTLEVIREHVAAHADVVAALAADPSPKSGAAAVQLVEAAIQRACAEVYRLAQADASKRGMGTTCVALIVSGEKGVIGHVGDSRIYLVRGGQVHRLTEDHTLVQAQLKQGVITREQAETSPYRNVITRAVGIQESVHVDTLLTDVQADDVFILCSDGLCGYVDDEETSAVFTAAPASMLPRSLIDLANERGGRDNITVITVHAQGAAGQVGEAEARIDALRRIPLFMHLSYKEQMAALAIANSRSFEAGEPILNEGEPGAQLFVVVKGKVAVEAGGTRIAEIGRGGHFGEMGLIEPASRSASVRALEPTRCIELGRTELMALMRKEPVLAVKLLWSLVQALSERLRSTSAELSGARQELSRGAEGGADEKKSVRPFGETGP
- the asd gene encoding aspartate-semialdehyde dehydrogenase, producing MKRIPVAVIGATGLAGQQFLAALGRHPIFDLVAVAASSRSAGKAYRDAIRDEQGASRWFAGGPLPEAFGELIVEDASRLDPAGLGLVFSAVDGEQARELEARIARTTPVVSTASAFRYEDDVPLIVPPVNPDHVELLGIQQRRRGWKGFVAPIPNCTTTGLAITLAPLVRSFGVELALMTSMQAVSGAGRSPGVPALDVVDNVIPYIPKEEEKVASESRKILGTLEGEGIVPHPLAVSCTCTRVAVLDGHTESVFVRLERRASPESLIEALRGFASAPDVQGLPSAPPRWIEVSDDPFRPQPRLDRDAGDGMVTTVGRVREDPALGNGAKYVLVSHNTKMGAAKGAILLAELLHARGWV
- a CDS encoding TlpA family protein disulfide reductase, producing MRRLLFFIVVAAVIGACGPIDDGVGGTGGDGGQSDRSQYPTGPYGVKERSVIDNLSFADVEGAPISLNDIFSNEKNRVLLISAAAEWCAPCIEEKQKLAALYNEFHGRGLEVMVGIFQNAKSQPATLETIRAWRNDPKGVLPYHVVLDDQFKLGNYYNTDLFPMNMVVNLDDMKIVKIMTSFDEPTIRAVIQGYLPK
- a CDS encoding TlpA disulfide reductase family protein; this encodes MMIRNALIRTLLALSVLFIAAPALADDARSPAPDFTLRTLSGDRVKLSDYRGKVVLLSFWATWCGPCKQELPVLQALLDKHGKDGLAVLAVNIDDPKTAAEVRRFVADRKLSMPVPLDSDSKVLGKFNPRFAVPFLQVIDTEGRRAFQHTGFSSGAETTLEAEVASLLAQKPATTSNP